One bacterium genomic window, GCCGCACCGTGAGGCCGAAGGCTACGGTTTCTCGGCTCAAGGCCTCCAGTTCGCGGTCGAGCAGGACGCAAGGCTGATTGTCACCAACGACTGCGGCTCAAATGACCACGACACTCTGGCTGCGGCGAAGGACGCAGGAATCGACGTCATCGTCACGGACCACCATGAACTGGCAGTGGCCAAGGACAAAGGACAAAGGACAAAGGACAAAAGCGGACTCCCCCCGGCGCTGGCGGTAGTCAACCCGAAGCGGGTGGATTCGAAATACCCGTTCCGCGAGCTGGCCGGCGTGGGGGTGGCATTCAAGCTCGCCTGGAGTGTACTCTCTGCCCTGAACCGCACCAAGGAAGAACTCCTCGCCCTGCTCGACCTCGTTGGGCTCGGCACCATCGCCGATATCGTCCCGCTCACGGATGAAAACAGAGTCCTCGCACGCATCGGCCTCAACGCCATCCGGCGCAGCTCTCGTCCGGGCATGCAGGCGCTACTCAGAGTCGCCGGCATCACGGACAAGGCCCTCACTTGCTACAACATCGGGTTCATGCTCGCCCCACGTCTCAACGCCGCAGGCAGGGTCGGCCACGCCGAGATAGCCGCACGGCTGCTCCTGACGCAGGACGAATCCGAAGCCGCCACCCTCGCGGCTGAACTCGACAGTCTGAATCGGTCACGCCAGTCGCTCGAAGAGAGAATCCTCACCCAGGCAGCCGCACTGGTCGAAGCCGGGCGGCTTGCTGACCGCCGGGCGATTGTCGTCGCCGCCGAGGGTTGGCACGAGGGGGTCATCGGCATCGTCGCGGCCAAACTGGTTGACCGCTTTTCCCGTCCCTGCATCGTGGTCGCGTTGAAGGACGACAGGGGCAAGGGATCGGGACGCTCGGTCACCGGCTTCAATCTCCACGCCGCGCTTACCGCCTGCTCCGGGTACCTGCTTACCTTCGGAGGGCACAAATACGCGGCGGGCCTGAGCCTCACGCGCGAGAACCTCTCTGGCTTCAGTTCGGCTCTCGCCGATTACGCGGACGGGTTTCCCGAGGAAATTTTCGAGCCGACCCTGCACATCGACGCGGTTGCGGCGATTGAACAGGTTGACGACGCGTTCGTCACCGCGCTAGAGAAATTCGAGCCCTTCGGCCCGGACAATGCCACTCCGCTCTTCGCCTCGCTCGGCATCGAAGTTGTGGGCTTTCCGCAGGTAGTCGGCAAGAGCCGGAATCACCTGAAGCTCAAGGTTCGCGCCGGCGAGCGCACGATCGACGCCATGGCCTGGGGCCGAAGCGCGGAAATCGTCAACCTCGGGGAACAGACTGAGGCTAAGGTCAAATCCGGCGCCTCTACCTTGACCTCGACCTCAACCTCTGCGAAGCTCGACATCTGCTACTCGGTCGGCCGCAACACCTGGAACGGCCGCACGTCAACCCAGCTCACACTCCGCGACCTTAGAACGGCCCAGGCTGCTGGGCCAGACTCAGGGACCGGGGATCAGGAATCGGGGGACAAGGATTGAACAAAGCGAAGCCGAATACGCGTGCAATGAGGTCGCAGACTCCAACCGCCGTGAATCCGCGACGATCTGCCAGACTGGTGATGCTTCTCTCCTGGTCCGCAAGTCCGCAGCTTGCTCTTTGCATCCTGCATCTTCTTGGCCTGTCTGCCTCATGACCCATCAGCGTAGTCTGCAACTGGTCATCACCGCGTCCTTGGTCCTACCTTCTGAGTTCTGCCTTCTGCCCTCTGACTTCGGCCGCCCATGATTCCTTCCTGGCATCTCTCGTCTGCGAACGAAGTCGAGTACTTCGAATATTCGCCCAAGTCTCGGCTCGTGCTCGCCTTCTTCACGCGCCGCGGCGGCGTGTCTAGTGGCGTATACGAATCGCTCAACACCTCGTTCCAGGTCGGTGATGATGCCGGCAACGTGGAGAGGAATTTCGCACGCGTCCGCCTAGCTCTCCGGCTGCCCGCGATACTCACGGTGAGACAGACGCACTCGGACATCGTCCTGCCCATCACCGATGAACCGACTCCGTCAGAGGCACTCGAAGGTGACGCCTGCATCACAAGCCGCGCAGGGCTTGGCCTCGGACTAAAGGTCGCAGACTGTCTGCCGGTGTACATGTACGCGGCCGACTCAAGCTGCATCGGCATCGCCCACTGCGGCTGGCGCGGTACCGTTGCCCGACTTGCGGAGAAGACCGCGCAACGGATGTCGCGTGAATACTCGGTGCCCCTGCACAATCTGAGATTCGCGCTCGGTCCCTGTATCTGCCCCGACCACTACGAAGTCGGCCAAGACGTGCGGCAAGAATTCGCCAAGACATTCCCCGACCCGGACCGATTCCTGTCGCCGGTCATAGAGACTGACTCTGCTCGCCACTCGCCATCCGAATCGAGACGGGGACTTTCCAGTAGCGAAACAGGGACAGTCTCGCGACACGTTCCTCGCGTCGCCCCGTGCGCCTGTCCCCGTCTTCGCGACTCCCAGGCACTGTCCCCACTGCCGCCAGTCAAGCTCCGTCTCGATCTCCGGGACGCCAACCGCTGGCTGCTGACCGAGATTGGTCTGACCGAGTCCGAGTCGCTGTCGCTCTGCACGCTTGAGGACGAGAAGCTCTTCTACTCTGCCCGCCGCGACAAGGTCACCGGCCGCAACCTCGCCGTCATCGCCCTCCACTGAGCCGGAAGGCTCGATCCGTTGATGAACACGGACGTGCAGATGTGTAAGGACGTCATTCGCGCTCGCATGGCCATCGGTACTTGGCGACTGTTTCTATGCTGGGTCGGAAACTCGGGAAAAGGGACGCGGCACGGGAGTTCGTGCCGCGTCAAAGTCGCAGTGCTGGCGCTAGTTCGCTACCAGCGGTAGTGGGCGAAGGCGCGGTTGGACTCGGCCATCTTGTGCGCGTCTTCCTTCTTCTTGACCGCCGCGCCTTGGTTGCGGCTGGCGTCGAGGAACTCGCTGGCGAGCCTCTGGATCATCGTGTGCTCGTTGCGAGCGCGGGCCGCCATGATGGTCCATTTGATGGCGAGGGCGTCGCGCCGCTTAGGTCTGACCTCCATCGGTATCTGGTAGGTAGCGCCGCCGACCCTGCGCGGCCTCACTTCGAGCACCGGCTTTACGGCGTTCATGGCCTTCTGGAATATGGCGTAGCCGTCCTCCTTGGCCTGTTCCTGAGCCAAGTCAAGCGCTCCGTAGAAGATGCGCTGAGCCGTGGTCTTCTTGCCCTGCCACATGAGGTTGTTGATGAACTTCGTTACAAAGGTCGATCCGTGACGCGGATCAGGTACCATCGTCCGCTCTTCGGCAGTACGTCGTCGTGACATGATTCTGCCTTATGACGCCGCGCCCGGCTTGGGCCGCTTGACGCCGTATTGAGAGCGCGCCTGCTTCCGGCCTTCAACGCCGGTCGTGTCCAAGACCCCGCGAACGACGTGATAGCGGACGCCGGGCAGGTCCTTGACACGGCCGCCCCGCACGAGCACGATGGAGTGTTCCTGCAGGTTATGACCTTCACCCGGAATGTAGCAGGTAACCTCGTACCCGCCTGCAAGCCGTACCTTACACACCTTGCGCAAGGCCGAGTTGGGTTTCTTGGGTGTTGTTGTGTAGACCCGCGTGCAGACGCCGCGTTTCTGGGGGTTGCCCATCAGGGCCGGCGTCTTGGACCGGCTGTGTATTGCCGTCCGCGGCTTGCGGACGAGCTGGTTTACTGTCGGCATGCTATAAAGCCTCCTCTACCTTCTCCTGCGACTCCTCGGCGACCAGTTTGATGCGGGCATACTCGCGGTATCCGGTGCCCGCCGGAACCAGCCGACCGACAATTACGTTCTCTTTCAATCCTTTGAGCTTGTCTTCCTTGCCGGAAATGGCGGCCTCGGACAGCACCCGCGTCGTCTCTTGGAAGGATGCGGCGGACAGGTAACTCTCGGTCAGGAGCGCGGCCCGGGTGATGCCCAGCAGTATCGGCTGGTAGCTCGCCGGCCGCATGTTCTCGGTGATGAGCTTCTGATTCTCGTCCAGCACGCGGCGGCGCTCGGCGATCTCGCCTTCGATGAAGTTCGAGTCGCCAGCATCCTCGACTTTTACCTTGCGCAGCATCTGCCGGACGATGACCGAGATGTGTTTGTCGTTGATCTTGACCTTTTGCAGACGGTACACGGCCTGGATCTGGTTGGTGAGGAACTCCTGCACCGCCATCCAGCCCCGCACCCTGAGCACTTCGTGCGGATCGACCGCTCCTTCGCAGAGCTTGTCGCCGGCGCCGACCGGGTCACCGCTCTGAACGAGCAGGTACTTGCCGTACGGGATTTCGTACTCTTTCTCGGTGCCGCCTTCGGACATGACTTTGACCTCGCGGATACCCTCGCGCGGCTCGCCGACGTTCACGGTGCCGTCGATTTCCGATATCGTCGCTGGTTCCTTGACGCGTTTGGCCTCGAACAGCTCGGCGACCTTGGGTAGACCACCGGTGATGTCGCGGGTCCGGCCCATTTCGCGCATCAACCTGGCCAGGGTGTCGCCGGGCAGCACTTCAGACTTGTTGTCGACCACGAGGTAAGCCCCGGCCGGCAGCGCGTGCGATTCTAGCACTTTGCCCTTGGGCCCGACAACGGCGACGCGCGGGTGGAGCCGGTGGCCTCTGTCCTCGGTGATAATTCGCTGCATGCGCTCGGTCCGCTCGTCGATATCCTCGCGCAGGGTCACGCCTACCTCGACGTCGTGATACATTATCTGACCCTTGGACCGGGCCAAAATCGGGATCGAGTAAGGCTCCCACTCGAACAGGGTATCGCCCTCTTTGACTTCCTGGCCGTCGTGAACGCGGACGGTGGCTCCGGCCGGGACGCTGAACGGAACCATGCGGTCCTTGGCCACGAGCACGAGCCTGCCCTGGTCCGGTGCGACAGTCTCGCCATCGGTTCGCTTCACCGTGACCAAGCCCTCGTACTTGACCTTGCTCGGGAACTTCGCGGTCGCCTTGGTCTGTTCGGCCACACGGGATGCAACGCCACCGACGTGGAAAGTCTTGAGCGTCAGCTGGGTACCGGGCTCACCGATGGACTGGGCAGCGACCACGCCAACCGCTTCTCCGATTTCGACGACCGAGCCGGTCGCCATGTTCCGGCCGTAGCACTTGACGCACAGACCGGAACGTGCTTCGCAGGTGAGCACCGAACGCACCCGCACCGACTCGATACCGTAGTCTTCGATTTCCTCAGCTGCCTTGTCGCTGATCTCACCACCGGCGGCAACGATAACCTCACCCGACACCGGATTCACGACGTCGTCGAGCGAGAATCGTCCGGCGATACGTTCGGACAGAGGTTCGACGATGTCCGCACCTTCGCGCAGCGCCGTCACTTCCTGCCCCAGAATCGTACCGCAGTCGTCGGTAGTGATAACCACGTCCTGTGCGACGTCAACCAGCCGGCGGGTGAGGTACCCGGCCTCGGCGGTCTTTAGGGCGGTGTCGGTGAGCCCCTTGCGCGCGCCGTGAGTCGAGATGAAGTATTCCCAGACCGACAAGCCCTCACGGAATGAGCTCTTGATCGGTGTCTCGATAACTTCCTCGCCGACCGACCGTCGCTGCGGCTTGGCCATGAGTCCGCGCATGCCGCCGATCTGGGCGGCCTGGGTGCGCGAGCCGCGCGCGCCCGAGTCGATGAGCATGAACACCGGGTTGAAACCGCCCTGGTCCTCGCTCAGTCGTTTCATCAGAGCCTCTTCGACCTCGGCGGTTGCAAGGGTCCAGGTGTTGACGACGAGGTTGTACTTCTCCGCGTCGGTCATCAGTCCGCGGTCATAGGCCCGGTGTACCTTCTTCAGGTCACGCTCGCTGCGTTCCAGAATCTCGTACTTCTCCCTTGGCACCACGACGTCGTCCACGCCGATTGAAAGTCCGGACCGCGTCGCCTGCTCGAACCCGATGTCCTTGACCGCGTCAAGCAACTGCGCGGTCGCCTCAAGACCCATGTTCCGGCTGCAGTAATCCACAAGTGCAACCAGCTTGTCCTTGGGAAAGTCCTCGTTCACGAAGCGGAGCTGGTCGGGCAGCACCTCGTTGAATAGCACCCGCCCCACTGTCGTGTCGTATATCTTGCCGTTGTATCGGAATCTCACCGGGTCGTGTACGACAAGCTCACCAAGGTCGTAGGCCGAGTGGACGGTCGCGAACTCGTCGAAGGAACCGACGGGCTCGGTGCGGTCACGTCGTTTCTTAGTAATGTAGTAGACGCCGATGACGATGTCCTGCGACGGCGTCATCAGCGGCCGGCCGTGGGCGGGCGACAGAATATTGTGCGATGACAGCAGCAGTACCGACGCCTCGATAATCGCCTCAGGAGTCAACGGCACGTGGACCGACATCGTATCGCCATCAAAGTCGGCGTTGAACGGCGGGCAGACGAGCGGATGGATGCCGATCGCACGGTGCTCAGCCAGAATCGGGAAGAATGACTCAACCGACACCCGGTGCAGGGTCGGAGCACGATTGAGCATCACCGGGTGGTCTTTGGTGACTTCCTCGAGCACCTCCCAGACCTCGGGCGCTTCGCGTCGGTACATACTCTTTGCCCCGCGCTCACTTTCGGCTAGACGGCGTTCTTCCAGCCGCCGCAGGATCATCGGCTTGAACAATTCGAGCGCCATCTCCTTGGGCAGACTGCACTGGTGGAGTTTTAGAGCCGGGTCAACGACGATGACCGAACGGCCCGAGTAATCCACGCGTTTGCCGAGCAGGTTGCGTCGGAACCTCCCCTGCTTACCGCGCAATGCTTCGCAGAGAGACTTGAGCGGCCGGTTGCCGCGTCCCCGAACCGGGCGCGGTCTGGTCTCGTTGGAGAAGAGGGTGTCAACCGCATCCTGCAACATCCGCTTCTCGTTCTTGAGAATGATGTCCGGGGTCCGGATTGACAGCAAGTGCTTGAGCCGATTGTTGCGGACTATCACCCGCTTGTAAAGGTCGTTCAGGTCCGACGTGGCGTAGCGGCCGCCTTCAAGCGGCACTAGCGGCCTCAGGTCAGGCGGAATCACCGGCAGCACGTCGAGAATCATCCACTCCGGGCGCGCGCCCGAAGCACGGAACGCCTCGACGACGCGCAGCCGCCTGAGCAGGTTGAACCGGCGCGAAGTCTCGTGCTTGATCCTTGCGCGCAGTTCCGCAGCCAGATCGTCGAGCTCGATCCGCGACAAGAGGGTCTTCAGCGCCGGCGCGCCCGAAGCCGCCTCCAGACCATCGGACTTGGGGCTGATCTTCTTCAGCTCATCCTCGGTGATCAGGTCCATCTTCTTGTAGGCAGAGTTACCCGGTTCGATGACGACATAGGCTTCGTAGTTTAGTATCGTCTCGACCTGGTTGATGGAGAGCGCGAGCATCAAACCAATCTTCGAAGGTGGCACCTGGTAGAAGAGCGTATGGGCCACCGGCACTACCAACTCGACGTGCCCCATCCGCTGCCGGCGCACCGCCGAGGTCGTGACCTCGACCCCGCACCGGTCGCAGACTATGCCCTTGTACCGGATCTTCTTGTACTTGCCGCAGTTGCACTCGTAGTCCTTGACCGGCCCGAATATCCGCTCACAAAAGAGCCCGTCGCGCTCCGGCTTCTGGGTCCGGTAGTTGATGGTCTCGGGCTTGATGACCTCGCCGCTCGACCAACTCCGGATTGTCTCGGACGAGGCGATTCTCAGTCTGAGCGAGTCGAAGTCGAAGAAATCCCGGTCGGTCATCATGCGGTCTCCTTTCCCCGTTCGGGGATGAGCTCCAGCCCGAGCCCCTGCAACTCCTTGACGAGCACCGCAAACGAGGCCGGAGTCCGAGGCCGCGGCGGGTTCTTGCCGCGAATCAGGGACTCGTAGAGCGCGCTCCGTCCATCGACGTCGTCGGACTTGATGGTAAGCATCTCCTGCAGAGCGTGAGCCGCACCGTACGCCTCCAGCGCCCAGACCTCCATCTCGCCGAACCGCTGGCCACCGAACTGGGCCTTGCCGCCCAACGGCTGCTGGGTGATAAGCGAGTAGCGACCGGTCGAGCGGGCATGAATCTTGTCATCCACCATGTGGATGAGCTTGACCATGTACATCATGCCGACTGTCACCTTGCCGTCGAACTTCTGGCCGGTCCGCCCGTCATACATCGCTATCTTGCCTTCCTCGGGCAGGCCTGCCTTGCGCAACTCGACCTTGATCTCCTCCGGCGTCGCGCTCTCGAATACCGGGCAGAACGCCTGATAGCCGAGCACCTTCGCCGCCCAGCCGAGATGGGTTTCGAGTACTTGTCCAAGATTCATGCGGGACGGAACGCCAAGCGGATTCAGAACCATGTCCACGGGCATGCCGCGCATGCCGCGGACGGTTTCGCTGGATTCTTTGCTGTCGGCCTCGACCGAAATGTAGGGCATATCCTCGACCGGCAGCACTTTTGAAACCACGCCTTTGTTGCCATGCCGGCCTGCCATCTTGTCGCCGACGGCGAGCTTACGCTTCTGGGCGATGAAAATCGTTATCCACTTCAGCACGCCGTGCGGCAGCTCGTCCCCGCGCGTCACGCGGTCGGCCTCCTGCTTCCGTTCTTCTTCAGCCGAGACCAGTGCCTCGTCATAGTCCTTCGCCGCCGCCCGGATTTCGGCCTGCAGCTTCGGGCTCGATACAAGCTGCTCAATGTTGCGGACGTCGGTGAACTCCTCGGACCGCAGGAACTCGTCGGTCATCGGCTGCCCGGCCTTGTGCAGAATCTTGCCCTTGCCGTCCTTGGCATTGGCAGCCGCCTTCTGCCCGCGCAGAGCTGACCGCACGCGTTCGTCACGTCGTTCCTGCAGGAACTCCTTCTTGAGGTTGTAACGGTGCCCGGCTTCGGCCACGCGCTCTTTCTCCAGCCGCCGGCTCATCGCGTCGCCGAGCTTGCGCGAGAGAATCCGCTGCTCAATCACTACGCCGAACACCCCCGGTTCCACGCGCATGGATGTGTCGCGGACGTTGGCCGCCTTCTCTCCGAATATGGCGCGCAGCAGCCGTTCCTCGGGCGTGAACTCGGTTTCGCCCTTGGGTGTGATACGGCCGACCAGGATGTCGCCCGGTCCGACCTCGGCTCCGAGCCGGATCACACCGAACTCATCCAGATTGCGCAGCTCGTCCTCGGTCGCGCCCGGGATGTCGCGAGTTATCTCCTCGGAGCCCAGCTTGGTCTCGCGAGCCTGGATTTCGAACTCCAGGATCTGAATCGAGGTGAAACCGTCTTCCTTGATCAATTCCTCGGAGACGACGATGGCGTCTTCATAGTTGTAGCCGCGCCACGGCACGAATGCGACGAGCACGTTGCGACCCAGCGCAAGCTGGCCGTCCTGCGTGGCCGGACCGTCCGCCAGCAGGTCGCCCTTCTTCACGCGGTCTCCGGCCCTGACCACCGGTCGCTGGGACAGGCACGTGTACTGGTTTGACTTCTTGTACTTCCTGAGCTTGAACTCGGTCGGCCCGTGGTCGGTGCGAAGGACAACGGACCGCGCATCCACCCGCGTTACCACTCCGTCGCTGGGAGCGAGCAGTATCGCACCCGATTCGGCCGCGAACTTGCCTTCGACGCCGGTCGCGACCAACGGCTTCTCCGGCAGGAGCAGCGGCACGCCCTGACGCTGCATGTTGGCGCCCATTAGCGCCCGGTCCGCGTCGTCGTGCTCAAGGAAAGGCACCATCACCGTCGACGGCGCGAAGATCTGCTTGGGCGAAACGTCCATGAAGTCGACCTGGTCCGGCGGCAGCGACACGACGTCACCCCTCCGGCGGCAGATAACGTCCTCATCGGCGAAGCGGTGGTCGGGCGTCAGCTTGCTCGTGGCCTGCGCGAT contains:
- the rpoC gene encoding DNA-directed RNA polymerase subunit beta', translated to MMTDRDFFDFDSLRLRIASSETIRSWSSGEVIKPETINYRTQKPERDGLFCERIFGPVKDYECNCGKYKKIRYKGIVCDRCGVEVTTSAVRRQRMGHVELVVPVAHTLFYQVPPSKIGLMLALSINQVETILNYEAYVVIEPGNSAYKKMDLITEDELKKISPKSDGLEAASGAPALKTLLSRIELDDLAAELRARIKHETSRRFNLLRRLRVVEAFRASGARPEWMILDVLPVIPPDLRPLVPLEGGRYATSDLNDLYKRVIVRNNRLKHLLSIRTPDIILKNEKRMLQDAVDTLFSNETRPRPVRGRGNRPLKSLCEALRGKQGRFRRNLLGKRVDYSGRSVIVVDPALKLHQCSLPKEMALELFKPMILRRLEERRLAESERGAKSMYRREAPEVWEVLEEVTKDHPVMLNRAPTLHRVSVESFFPILAEHRAIGIHPLVCPPFNADFDGDTMSVHVPLTPEAIIEASVLLLSSHNILSPAHGRPLMTPSQDIVIGVYYITKKRRDRTEPVGSFDEFATVHSAYDLGELVVHDPVRFRYNGKIYDTTVGRVLFNEVLPDQLRFVNEDFPKDKLVALVDYCSRNMGLEATAQLLDAVKDIGFEQATRSGLSIGVDDVVVPREKYEILERSERDLKKVHRAYDRGLMTDAEKYNLVVNTWTLATAEVEEALMKRLSEDQGGFNPVFMLIDSGARGSRTQAAQIGGMRGLMAKPQRRSVGEEVIETPIKSSFREGLSVWEYFISTHGARKGLTDTALKTAEAGYLTRRLVDVAQDVVITTDDCGTILGQEVTALREGADIVEPLSERIAGRFSLDDVVNPVSGEVIVAAGGEISDKAAEEIEDYGIESVRVRSVLTCEARSGLCVKCYGRNMATGSVVEIGEAVGVVAAQSIGEPGTQLTLKTFHVGGVASRVAEQTKATAKFPSKVKYEGLVTVKRTDGETVAPDQGRLVLVAKDRMVPFSVPAGATVRVHDGQEVKEGDTLFEWEPYSIPILARSKGQIMYHDVEVGVTLREDIDERTERMQRIITEDRGHRLHPRVAVVGPKGKVLESHALPAGAYLVVDNKSEVLPGDTLARLMREMGRTRDITGGLPKVAELFEAKRVKEPATISEIDGTVNVGEPREGIREVKVMSEGGTEKEYEIPYGKYLLVQSGDPVGAGDKLCEGAVDPHEVLRVRGWMAVQEFLTNQIQAVYRLQKVKINDKHISVIVRQMLRKVKVEDAGDSNFIEGEIAERRRVLDENQKLITENMRPASYQPILLGITRAALLTESYLSAASFQETTRVLSEAAISGKEDKLKGLKENVIVGRLVPAGTGYREYARIKLVAEESQEKVEEAL
- the rpsG gene encoding 30S ribosomal protein S7 — translated: MSRRRTAEERTMVPDPRHGSTFVTKFINNLMWQGKKTTAQRIFYGALDLAQEQAKEDGYAIFQKAMNAVKPVLEVRPRRVGGATYQIPMEVRPKRRDALAIKWTIMAARARNEHTMIQRLASEFLDASRNQGAAVKKKEDAHKMAESNRAFAHYRW
- the rpsL gene encoding 30S ribosomal protein S12, whose translation is MPTVNQLVRKPRTAIHSRSKTPALMGNPQKRGVCTRVYTTTPKKPNSALRKVCKVRLAGGYEVTCYIPGEGHNLQEHSIVLVRGGRVKDLPGVRYHVVRGVLDTTGVEGRKQARSQYGVKRPKPGAAS
- the recJ gene encoding single-stranded-DNA-specific exonuclease RecJ — translated: MPTVKPTHRWRLPAPPGDDASTLSLELHLPELAVDLLLRRGYSTAEDIRAFLDPSPARLRKPDLLPDIVPATERIIAAINRRERILIYGDYDVDGVTGTVLLVSVLNQLGADVLYYLPHREAEGYGFSAQGLQFAVEQDARLIVTNDCGSNDHDTLAAAKDAGIDVIVTDHHELAVAKDKGQRTKDKSGLPPALAVVNPKRVDSKYPFRELAGVGVAFKLAWSVLSALNRTKEELLALLDLVGLGTIADIVPLTDENRVLARIGLNAIRRSSRPGMQALLRVAGITDKALTCYNIGFMLAPRLNAAGRVGHAEIAARLLLTQDESEAATLAAELDSLNRSRQSLEERILTQAAALVEAGRLADRRAIVVAAEGWHEGVIGIVAAKLVDRFSRPCIVVALKDDRGKGSGRSVTGFNLHAALTACSGYLLTFGGHKYAAGLSLTRENLSGFSSALADYADGFPEEIFEPTLHIDAVAAIEQVDDAFVTALEKFEPFGPDNATPLFASLGIEVVGFPQVVGKSRNHLKLKVRAGERTIDAMAWGRSAEIVNLGEQTEAKVKSGASTLTSTSTSAKLDICYSVGRNTWNGRTSTQLTLRDLRTAQAAGPDSGTGDQESGDKD
- the rpoB gene encoding DNA-directed RNA polymerase subunit beta produces the protein MEQLDFSRSSTHLEIPSLLSLQLDSFREFAQFDSDPARREPRGLEGVLRETFPIEDAHKNFRLEYVGYNFGEPKYTPDEAMAKGVNYSMPLKVVFRMVKKEFVSAEGQAAPGSDRVKDILEQEVFICELPWMTANGTFIINGVERVIVSQLHRSPGVYFSRDGDEFSALLVPLRGAWFELVVDKHNSMLVLLDRKRRISAATFMRAIGYSHEDIVAKLFRVTQQAFAPGQVLARDIKSESGESWARAGEYVTEGLLDFLSSKDVTEGWVVEGNPAGLDIVANTLRSDRTTSKEDAIKRIYYRLRSIAPHSIELAESVILGMLFDEKRFDLGAVGRYKLNQRLMAKVPLSQTGLQRNDVLEIVSHLLLFAGEGRLYQIRYDAGSSEERDKTFAGLKEQELLPDQYHWYERRAELEMTYYDEGRGKKAEKIVGARGRKTVAEPIRYQADDVDHLSARRVKRVGELLENQFRAALMQLAQNIRERAAFIDDSLLTPQELVNTRVVANAIMQFFTQSQLCQFMEQTNPLTELTHKRRVSTLGPGGLTKETAGFEVRDVHYSHYGRICPIETPEGPNIGLISTVATYGRVDEYGFMTTPYWRVSEGKVMVGKGREVYLNPDEEDHYAIAQATSKLTPDHRFADEDVICRRRGDVVSLPPDQVDFMDVSPKQIFAPSTVMVPFLEHDDADRALMGANMQRQGVPLLLPEKPLVATGVEGKFAAESGAILLAPSDGVVTRVDARSVVLRTDHGPTEFKLRKYKKSNQYTCLSQRPVVRAGDRVKKGDLLADGPATQDGQLALGRNVLVAFVPWRGYNYEDAIVVSEELIKEDGFTSIQILEFEIQARETKLGSEEITRDIPGATEDELRNLDEFGVIRLGAEVGPGDILVGRITPKGETEFTPEERLLRAIFGEKAANVRDTSMRVEPGVFGVVIEQRILSRKLGDAMSRRLEKERVAEAGHRYNLKKEFLQERRDERVRSALRGQKAAANAKDGKGKILHKAGQPMTDEFLRSEEFTDVRNIEQLVSSPKLQAEIRAAAKDYDEALVSAEEERKQEADRVTRGDELPHGVLKWITIFIAQKRKLAVGDKMAGRHGNKGVVSKVLPVEDMPYISVEADSKESSETVRGMRGMPVDMVLNPLGVPSRMNLGQVLETHLGWAAKVLGYQAFCPVFESATPEEIKVELRKAGLPEEGKIAMYDGRTGQKFDGKVTVGMMYMVKLIHMVDDKIHARSTGRYSLITQQPLGGKAQFGGQRFGEMEVWALEAYGAAHALQEMLTIKSDDVDGRSALYESLIRGKNPPRPRTPASFAVLVKELQGLGLELIPERGKETA
- a CDS encoding polyphenol oxidase family protein is translated as MIPSWHLSSANEVEYFEYSPKSRLVLAFFTRRGGVSSGVYESLNTSFQVGDDAGNVERNFARVRLALRLPAILTVRQTHSDIVLPITDEPTPSEALEGDACITSRAGLGLGLKVADCLPVYMYAADSSCIGIAHCGWRGTVARLAEKTAQRMSREYSVPLHNLRFALGPCICPDHYEVGQDVRQEFAKTFPDPDRFLSPVIETDSARHSPSESRRGLSSSETGTVSRHVPRVAPCACPRLRDSQALSPLPPVKLRLDLRDANRWLLTEIGLTESESLSLCTLEDEKLFYSARRDKVTGRNLAVIALH